The proteins below come from a single Holdemania massiliensis genomic window:
- a CDS encoding electron transport complex protein RnfA has protein sequence MANLFTLFISAVLINNVILSQFLGVCPFLGVSKNKSSAIGMGAAVTFVIFGASILTYGLYKLVLEPNSLEYMDLLSFILIIASFVQFVEMFIKKFSPALYKSLGIYLPLITTNCAVLGVALDNIKQGFTFPEMLVYSIGIPIGFTLVLYIFSTIRERLDAADSPVSFKGNPIALIVAALMALAFSGFAGLV, from the coding sequence ATGGCTAACCTGTTTACTTTATTTATTTCGGCAGTGCTGATCAATAACGTCATTCTGTCGCAGTTTCTCGGTGTCTGCCCATTCTTAGGTGTTTCCAAGAACAAGAGCTCAGCAATCGGCATGGGCGCAGCGGTAACCTTTGTTATCTTCGGTGCTTCAATCCTGACCTATGGCTTGTACAAGCTGGTTCTGGAACCGAATTCGCTGGAATATATGGATCTGCTGTCATTCATTCTGATCATTGCTTCCTTTGTTCAGTTTGTTGAGATGTTCATCAAGAAGTTCTCTCCGGCTTTATACAAGTCGTTGGGAATTTATCTGCCGTTGATCACAACGAACTGTGCTGTTTTGGGTGTAGCACTGGACAACATTAAGCAGGGCTTTACTTTCCCTGAAATGCTGGTCTATTCGATTGGCATCCCAATCGGCTTTACGTTGGTTCTCTACATCTTCTCCACGATCCGGGAACGCCTGGATGCGGCGGATTCCCCGGTTTCATTCAAGGGCAATCCAATCGCTCTGAT
- the rsxE gene encoding electron transport complex subunit RsxE, with amino-acid sequence MNRKENFTAGFIRENPVFGLYLGCCSTLAITTSLNNAIGMGVSVIIVLILSNVIISLMRKIIPDEIRIPVYIVVIAALVKSIELLVKAYAPSIDSALGLFLPLIVVNCIILGRAEAFASKNGVLDSALDGLGMGLGYTCALIVMSLIRQILATGLINFTNPFTNQLIFEVRLIPESFTISMFGSPTGAFLTFAVLAAALTAYKNAQAAKAAKKEAK; translated from the coding sequence ATGAATCGTAAAGAGAATTTTACAGCGGGCTTCATCCGCGAAAATCCCGTATTCGGGCTGTATCTGGGATGCTGTTCCACACTGGCCATCACCACATCGCTCAACAATGCTATCGGCATGGGCGTTTCCGTTATTATCGTTTTGATTCTGTCCAACGTCATCATCTCTTTGATGCGTAAGATTATTCCGGATGAAATCCGAATTCCTGTTTATATCGTCGTCATTGCGGCACTGGTTAAGAGTATTGAACTTTTAGTCAAGGCTTATGCGCCTTCGATTGACTCAGCATTAGGTCTGTTTTTGCCGCTGATCGTCGTAAACTGCATCATCCTTGGCCGTGCAGAAGCTTTCGCCAGTAAAAACGGTGTGCTGGATTCCGCCCTGGATGGTCTGGGCATGGGCTTAGGCTATACCTGTGCGTTAATCGTCATGTCGCTGATCCGTCAGATTCTTGCGACAGGATTGATTAATTTTACAAATCCATTCACGAATCAGCTGATTTTTGAAGTCCGTTTGATTCCGGAAAGCTTCACAATCTCGATGTTTGGTTCCCCAACCGGCGCATTTCTGACTTTTGCAGTTTTGGCGGCGGCATTGACGGCGTATAAAAACGCCCAAGCGGCGAAGGCTGCGAAAAAGGAGGCTAAGTAA
- a CDS encoding FMN-binding protein, whose amino-acid sequence MKKTLYLACFLAIVSALAGGLLAAVNEVTAAKINANALAEVMGSLEKVFPGTTYAEVTEYTDESGLVTGVYQAEGQGYMFQVETSGFKDTIKFVLGIDNDSKIVGYDVISISETSGIGSRVAEDDFRNTVIGKTTGDKVDTLSGATISSTAVVKGLDAAKAVYASLSGNAAPAPSTPTAPETTKEPEAPASSATILDQQEDGSQVTVTVEAKGFQGNNTYTVVIDKDSQEVLSVAMTTFADTPGVGDAVNDEYLAGFAGLNTADAISAVDVKSGATYTSNSAIDAVKAAWNAVFTVEADQPTAGADNAGEDAAVLTSADGALETYTVKAKGFQGDNEYEVVIDTEKQEVVSVKMTAFNDTPGVGDTVNDDYLAGFAGLKSEDEIAKVDVKSGATFTSNSAIEAVRAAFAASQK is encoded by the coding sequence ATGAAAAAAACTTTATATCTGGCCTGTTTCTTAGCCATTGTCAGCGCCTTGGCGGGCGGTTTATTGGCGGCAGTCAATGAAGTTACCGCGGCCAAGATCAATGCCAATGCTTTGGCTGAAGTGATGGGCAGTCTGGAGAAAGTGTTCCCGGGCACAACCTATGCCGAAGTGACAGAGTATACGGATGAATCCGGCTTAGTCACTGGAGTTTATCAGGCCGAAGGCCAAGGTTATATGTTCCAGGTCGAAACTTCTGGTTTCAAAGATACGATTAAGTTTGTTTTGGGCATCGATAATGATTCCAAAATTGTAGGATATGATGTAATTTCGATTTCGGAAACCTCCGGAATCGGCAGCCGTGTAGCGGAAGATGATTTCCGAAATACGGTAATTGGCAAAACGACCGGTGATAAGGTCGATACGCTTTCCGGCGCTACGATTTCCTCAACGGCCGTGGTTAAGGGCTTGGATGCAGCGAAAGCCGTTTATGCTTCTTTAAGCGGCAATGCAGCTCCGGCACCGAGCACACCGACAGCTCCGGAAACGACGAAGGAACCGGAAGCACCAGCTTCATCCGCAACGATTCTTGATCAGCAGGAAGACGGCAGTCAGGTTACGGTTACTGTGGAAGCAAAAGGCTTCCAGGGCAACAACACCTATACCGTTGTGATTGATAAGGACAGCCAGGAAGTCCTCAGCGTTGCCATGACGACGTTTGCGGATACACCAGGCGTTGGTGATGCTGTCAACGATGAATATCTGGCAGGCTTTGCCGGCTTGAATACCGCGGATGCGATCAGTGCAGTTGATGTGAAATCTGGGGCTACGTATACGAGCAATTCTGCGATTGACGCTGTCAAAGCGGCATGGAATGCCGTCTTTACTGTGGAAGCTGATCAGCCGACAGCCGGAGCTGACAACGCGGGCGAGGATGCCGCTGTGCTGACTTCTGCTGACGGCGCCCTTGAAACCTATACTGTAAAAGCAAAAGGTTTTCAGGGTGATAATGAATATGAAGTTGTAATCGACACCGAAAAGCAGGAAGTTGTCAGCGTGAAGATGACCGCTTTCAACGATACACCAGGCGTTGGCGATACCGTCAACGACGACTATCTGGCAGGTTTTGCCGGCTTGAAGTCGGAGGATGAAATTGCCAAGGTTGACGTGAAATCCGGCGCGACCTTCACCAGCAATTCCGCAATTGAAGCTGTCCGCGCGGCGTTCGCGGCCAGCCAGAAATGA
- a CDS encoding RnfABCDGE type electron transport complex subunit D: MKFNFKPSPNYRDGQSTGRIMGELTLGLLAVFAFSLYYYFSNFSASYGLRAILLMITAIVSACGTEILWCVFTKKDILNSLKNSYPWVTAIILTMMCPLSIEYYALAVATVIAIFFGKLVFGGFGQNIFNPAAVGRATIFASFAGAAAADIVTGATPTSSMAAQNWIINSAEGMSSFLKPFGGVGNMFVGLYPGAIGETSALVILVVGVILAIRKVIDWRVPATYLITLFVLGAGVGMMHGAPISYALFHLLTGGAMFGAVFMMTDPVTNPTSAAGRIMFAIGCAVITIVLRLRSNLPEGVMYSILIMNMLTPWIESLTDGQQIKMKSKNIRNLVILFVAGLAITLLVGSTIKPVAAGSAEAGATNGTETTYNVTQHGFQGDNQFEVVIDTAKGEVVSVKMTEFNDTPGIGDGVNDEYLSQFVGAKSEADVNAVDNVSGATYTSKSAKDAVLQALSAGN, translated from the coding sequence ATGAAATTTAATTTTAAACCGTCCCCGAACTATCGTGATGGTCAGAGCACCGGCCGGATCATGGGCGAGCTGACCTTGGGGCTGTTGGCGGTATTTGCATTTTCACTGTATTACTATTTCAGCAATTTTTCAGCATCTTACGGCTTGCGGGCAATTCTGTTGATGATCACGGCGATTGTCAGTGCCTGCGGAACGGAGATTCTGTGGTGTGTCTTTACTAAAAAGGACATTCTGAACAGCTTGAAAAATTCTTATCCATGGGTAACTGCCATCATTTTGACGATGATGTGCCCGCTGTCGATTGAATACTATGCTTTAGCAGTGGCAACCGTGATCGCGATCTTCTTCGGCAAGCTGGTCTTTGGCGGCTTTGGACAGAATATCTTCAATCCAGCGGCGGTGGGCCGGGCGACGATCTTTGCATCGTTCGCAGGAGCCGCGGCTGCTGATATCGTGACCGGAGCGACGCCGACTTCTTCAATGGCGGCACAGAACTGGATCATTAACTCTGCCGAGGGCATGAGCAGCTTCCTGAAGCCGTTTGGCGGCGTGGGCAATATGTTTGTTGGTCTGTATCCGGGGGCGATCGGAGAAACGAGTGCGCTGGTGATTCTGGTCGTCGGCGTGATCTTAGCGATCCGCAAGGTTATTGACTGGCGTGTACCTGCAACCTATCTGATTACGCTGTTTGTTTTGGGAGCGGGTGTCGGGATGATGCACGGAGCTCCGATCAGCTATGCGTTATTCCATCTTCTGACGGGCGGTGCAATGTTCGGTGCCGTCTTCATGATGACCGATCCGGTGACCAATCCGACCAGTGCGGCCGGCCGGATTATGTTTGCGATCGGCTGCGCAGTGATTACGATTGTGCTGCGTCTGCGTTCCAATCTGCCGGAAGGCGTCATGTATTCAATTCTGATCATGAACATGCTGACACCATGGATTGAAAGCTTAACCGATGGTCAGCAGATCAAGATGAAATCCAAAAATATCCGGAATCTGGTGATTCTGTTTGTTGCAGGCTTAGCGATTACGCTGCTGGTCGGCAGCACGATCAAGCCGGTCGCTGCAGGCTCGGCTGAGGCTGGGGCAACCAACGGTACGGAAACAACCTACAATGTAACTCAGCATGGTTTCCAGGGCGATAACCAGTTTGAAGTGGTTATCGATACAGCCAAGGGTGAAGTTGTCAGCGTCAAGATGACGGAATTCAACGATACGCCGGGCATTGGTGATGGTGTGAATGATGAATACCTGAGCCAGTTTGTCGGAGCAAAGAGTGAAGCGGATGTCAATGCCGTGGATAACGTATCCGGCGCAACCTATACCAGCAAATCGGCTAAAGATGCAGTGCTTCAGGCATTGTCAGCCGGAAATTAA
- a CDS encoding RnfABCDGE type electron transport complex subunit C — protein sequence MSLLTGPMRKHLDGHKELTSHTELVKVEAGSLVYIPLINGNSTAVEVLVKEGDSVKVGTMIAKRNDHFTVPYFSSVSGTVKGIQKMMHAGLRPVDHLVIENDGKNEEEQPFGTLNYQTATQEELVTFMMNAGIVGCGGAGFPSYVKYRGCKGIDLLIINAVECEPYITADYKNTSLNMQDLVTGVAAMLKMSGAKEAAIAIKTTKKDFIPTVVEAFKDYSNINVKEVPDVYPMGWERTLVYEITKKRYEKLPGEVGVIVNNATTAIAFGQALSKGMPITHKYVTVSGDGINTPANVLVPVGVKAADVIAACGGYSTEDVLLIAGGPMMGKTITTDQFVITPYSNALTVLKNKPVNQVACLRCGRCSDHCPAGLQPVRINQAEKSKNVAMLEKLSIMDCIECGMCTYVCPSKIDVTEGVRRAKRYMALRAKK from the coding sequence ATGTCACTATTAACGGGACCGATGCGCAAGCATCTGGATGGTCACAAAGAGCTTACAAGTCATACCGAGCTTGTCAAGGTTGAAGCGGGCAGCCTTGTATACATTCCTTTAATTAACGGTAATTCAACAGCGGTTGAAGTGTTGGTTAAGGAAGGTGACAGTGTAAAAGTCGGAACGATGATCGCCAAGCGGAATGATCATTTTACAGTTCCTTACTTTTCATCTGTATCCGGTACGGTCAAAGGCATCCAGAAAATGATGCATGCTGGCCTGCGGCCGGTCGATCATCTTGTCATTGAAAATGATGGCAAAAACGAAGAGGAACAGCCATTCGGCACATTGAATTATCAAACGGCAACGCAGGAGGAATTAGTCACCTTCATGATGAATGCCGGCATCGTCGGCTGCGGCGGCGCAGGATTTCCAAGCTATGTCAAGTACAGAGGCTGCAAGGGCATTGATCTGCTGATCATTAACGCGGTCGAATGCGAACCGTACATTACGGCGGATTATAAGAACACCAGCCTGAATATGCAGGATCTGGTTACTGGCGTAGCAGCGATGTTAAAAATGTCAGGTGCCAAGGAAGCGGCCATTGCGATCAAGACGACAAAGAAGGATTTCATTCCAACCGTTGTCGAAGCCTTTAAGGATTACAGCAACATCAATGTCAAGGAAGTTCCGGATGTTTATCCGATGGGCTGGGAACGGACGCTGGTATACGAAATTACCAAGAAGCGTTATGAAAAGCTGCCGGGTGAAGTCGGAGTCATTGTCAACAATGCGACGACGGCAATTGCTTTCGGTCAGGCTTTAAGCAAGGGCATGCCGATCACTCACAAATATGTGACGGTCAGCGGCGACGGCATCAATACGCCGGCCAACGTACTGGTTCCGGTAGGCGTAAAAGCGGCTGATGTGATCGCAGCCTGCGGCGGATACAGTACGGAAGATGTGCTGCTGATCGCAGGCGGTCCAATGATGGGCAAGACGATTACAACCGATCAGTTTGTCATCACGCCGTACAGCAACGCCTTGACGGTCTTGAAGAACAAGCCGGTCAACCAGGTTGCCTGTCTGCGCTGCGGACGTTGTTCGGATCACTGCCCGGCCGGATTGCAGCCGGTGCGGATCAACCAGGCGGAAAAGTCCAAGAATGTGGCGATGTTAGAAAAATTAAGCATCATGGACTGCATCGAATGCGGCATGTGCACCTATGTCTGCCCATCGAAAATCGACGTCACTGAAGGCGTCCGGAGAGCGAAGCGCTACATGGCTCTGCGCGCTAAGAAATAA